In Formosa haliotis, the sequence TCGAGGTGCTTTGGTCTGGAGTGTCTTCGTAAATAAAAGAAGCCTCTAACTCGTGTTGCAAATAGCTATCTGGATTGTATTGATAACCTTTCTCTAGCTTACGTTTGGCGTAAAGCTGAATTAAATTAAAGGCAATTTCTTTAACCCGAGTTTTTGTTTTTTGTTTTAAAACCTTCCAAGCGTTACTTCCTAGTTTATGGACTTTAGGTGGTTTGCCGTCCTTCCCGTTAAACTTTGTTATTTTATGAAGCGCATGTATGCTTAAATACAAAATATCTCGCTCGCCATAAATTAGTTTTATAGCTTCTTGTTTTTTGCCTTCAACATCAATTTTTTGAAGTCCGCCAAAACGGCCTACACCATGGTCTATATGGGTAACGTAATCGCCAATTTCTAAATTTGTAAGCTCCTTTAAGGTTATGGCTTGCTTTTTTGCATAGCCGTTTTTAAGACTGAACTTATGGTAACGTTCAAAGATTTGATGATCGGTATAACACAACACTTTATTGTCGTGATCTATAAACCCTTGATTTAAAGACAGGACTAAGGTTTGGTACGATACGCCTTGCTCTATATCTTTAAAAATATCGTGAAAACGTTTGGCCTGCTGCTCGCTTACACAAGCAATATAATTGGTAAATCCTTTATTGTGATTGCTGTTTAAATCTTCAATTAAAAGATCGAATTGTTTATTGAATGAGGGTTGCGGTGTGGTGTGGTAAACAATAGTTTCGTCTGTGTCTTTATGGAAATAATATCCGCTACCAAACTCTACAACCGTGAATTTTAAAAGTTGTTTTTTTAGTAATTCCGAATTACAAAACAACTCGTTTGGAGTATGGTGTTTAATTTCAGAATTAAGGGTTTTAAAAGCATCTTCTGCTTTGCCAAATAGCACATCGCTTCCAGAAAAAAGCAACTGACTGTTTTTAGAAAACACCACTGTTTTACTTGCGATATATTCTAGAAAACTTTCTCGACTTTCATCTAAAAATTTATTTTCAACATTAGGAATAATGCTAATTTTCTTGATTTGCTCGGTAGAGAGTTGGGTTTCTACATCGAAGGTTCTTATGCTATCTACATCATCTCCAAAAAATTCTATACGATAAGGTTCGTCGTGCGAAAAAGAAAAGACATCTACAATTCCCCCACGAACAGAAAATTCGCCAGGTTCTGTAACAAAATCTACACGTTTAAACTTGTATTCGAACAACATTTCGTTTACAAATTCTATCGATAAATTGTCGTTTATGGCAATTTTTAAGGTGTTGCGTTCTAGCTCTTTCTTGGTAACAACTTTTTCAAATAGGGCATCGGTATAGGTAACAATTATGGCTGGTTTTTTACGCGAATTTATACGGTTTAAAACCTCGGCACGTAAGAGTACGTTGGCGTTATCGGTTTCCTCTATTTGGTATGGTCTACGGTAACTTCCAGGGTAGAAAAGAACATCTTTTGTGTTTAATAGTTGTTCTAAATCGTTTAAATGGTAGGCCGCTTCTTCCTTATCGTTAAAAATAAGAAGAAAAGGTTTTTCGGCATACTTAAAAACTTCGGCAACAACTAGAGAAAATGACGACCCTACAAGCCCTTTAACAACGGTTTTGTTTTCGTTTATGGCAATAGCATTTTGCAAATTTTGCGTTTGCAAAGTTTGTGCAAATGTTTGCAAGAGATTGTTTTTACTCAAGACAATTTATTTTGTGCAAATATAATGTATGTGAAAAGAAAAAATGTTAACGATTTATGAATTTAAAGTGCTTAAATATTTTGAATTTTATTAAATTTAGCCTCAAAAATTGATGATATTTAAACATGTTAGGCATGTGTCGTTAATTTTATTAGATATTTTAAAAAGTAAAACATATGTCTTATTCAAAATTATTTGATAGCGGATTTACAGAGCGTAATAAAGATCATTTTGCGGCTATTGTTCGTGTAGCTATGGATGATGGTATAATTTCTAATGATGAAAAAGCATTCTTAGATCGATTGGCTAGAAATTTACACATACATGATAACGATTACGAGCAAATTTTAAAGGATTATAAATCGCACCCTATAAATCCACCAGTAGATTATACTAGACGATTAGAGCGTTTATACGATTTGGCGCGTATGGTCGCTGTAGATCATATTAAAGGAGATCACGAGGAAATACTAATTCGTAAAATTGGTATAGGTCTAGGGTTTTCTCCAGAAAATGTAAAGTATATTGTAGATAAAGCTTTAACACTGGTAACAGATGGTGTTGATTTAGACACCTTTATTGAAGAAATAAAATTAATGAACAGATAATAAAGTCTGTTTTTACGATATAAAAAAAGCGATCATATTGAATGATCGCTTTTTTTTATGGGCTTTAATTACTTTGCGTTACGCATAAATTCTTCAGCTTTTTCAACCATGTGTTTACTTCCACAAATAAAAGGAACACGTTCGTGTAATTCTGTAGGTTTTATATCCATTATACGATTAAAACCATCGCTAGCTTTTCCGTTAGCTTGTTCGGCCAAGAATGCCATTGGGTTACATTCGTAAAGTAAACGTAATTTTCCTTTTTCGTTTTTAGAACTTTTAGGGTATAAATAAATTCCTCCTTTAATCATGTTTCTATGGAAATCTGATACTAACGATCCAATGTATCTAGAAGTATAAGGTCTGTCGCCTTCATCTTTTTGGCAATACTTAATGTAGTCTTTTATACCTTGAGGGAAATGAATATAGTTTCCTTCGTTACACGAGTAAATATTTCCATCTACAGGAAAAGACATGTCTGGATGCGACAAGTAAAATGTTCCAATAGCAGGGTTTAACGTAAAACCGTTAACACCGGCACCAGTAGTATACACTAACATAGTAGAAGTACCGTAAACAATATATCCGGCAGCAACTTGTTGGTTACCTTCTTGCAAGAAATCGTCTATAGTAACAGGAGTTCCAATAGGAGTAACACGTCTGTAAACAGAAAAAATAGTTCCTACAGATACGTTTACATCGATATTAGAAGAGCCATCTAAAGGGTCTATTAATACCACATATTTATTCTGGTTATTAGAATCTAAACTGTTAATTGAAATAAAATCGTCTTCCTCTTCACTAGCAATTCCACAAACAATATTTCTATTGGTTAAGGTTTGAATAAAGGTGTCGTTAGCATACACATCTAGTTTTTGCTGATCTTCACCTTGTATATTTACATCGCCGGCTAATCCTATAATATCTACTAATCCCGCTTTATTTACTTCGTAGTTTACAACCTTTGCGGCTAAACGGATGGAGTTAAG encodes:
- a CDS encoding TerB family tellurite resistance protein — protein: MSYSKLFDSGFTERNKDHFAAIVRVAMDDGIISNDEKAFLDRLARNLHIHDNDYEQILKDYKSHPINPPVDYTRRLERLYDLARMVAVDHIKGDHEEILIRKIGIGLGFSPENVKYIVDKALTLVTDGVDLDTFIEEIKLMNR
- the mfd gene encoding transcription-repair coupling factor; the encoded protein is MQTFAQTLQTQNLQNAIAINENKTVVKGLVGSSFSLVVAEVFKYAEKPFLLIFNDKEEAAYHLNDLEQLLNTKDVLFYPGSYRRPYQIEETDNANVLLRAEVLNRINSRKKPAIIVTYTDALFEKVVTKKELERNTLKIAINDNLSIEFVNEMLFEYKFKRVDFVTEPGEFSVRGGIVDVFSFSHDEPYRIEFFGDDVDSIRTFDVETQLSTEQIKKISIIPNVENKFLDESRESFLEYIASKTVVFSKNSQLLFSGSDVLFGKAEDAFKTLNSEIKHHTPNELFCNSELLKKQLLKFTVVEFGSGYYFHKDTDETIVYHTTPQPSFNKQFDLLIEDLNSNHNKGFTNYIACVSEQQAKRFHDIFKDIEQGVSYQTLVLSLNQGFIDHDNKVLCYTDHQIFERYHKFSLKNGYAKKQAITLKELTNLEIGDYVTHIDHGVGRFGGLQKIDVEGKKQEAIKLIYGERDILYLSIHALHKITKFNGKDGKPPKVHKLGSNAWKVLKQKTKTRVKEIAFNLIQLYAKRKLEKGYQYNPDSYLQHELEASFIYEDTPDQSTSTADIKSDMESERPMDRLVCGDVGFGKTEVAIRAAFKAVDNGKQVAVLVPTTILAYQHHKTFSERLKDFPVTVDYVNRFRSAKEKRDTLERLEKGHVDIIIGTHQLVNKSVVFKDLGLLIVDEEQKFGVAVKEKLKTLKENVDVLTLTATPIPRTLQFSLMAARDLSVITTPPPNRYPIESHVIRFEEETIRDAVSYEIQRGGQIYFIHNRIENIKEVAGLIQRLVPDAKVGIGHGQMEGKKLEALMLSFMNGEFDVLVSTTIVESGLDVPNANTIFINNANNFGLSDLHQMRGRVGRSNKKAFCYFITPEYSAMTEDARKRITALEQFTELGSGFNIAMKDLEIRGAGDLLGGEQSGFINDIGFDTYQKILSEAIEELKENEFKDLYPDDDKPKEYVKDISIDTDFELLFPDDYVNNIAERLNLYTQLNNLKTEAELITFEKELIDRFGELPTQVVDLLNSVRVKWLAIHIGLEKIVMKQGKMVGYFVSDQQSSFYQSESFTKVLKFVQSHPKACKMKEKQTRAGLRLLLTFDHIKTVKQALLALQPISN
- the fbp gene encoding class 1 fructose-bisphosphatase, which translates into the protein MSKKNKTLGEFIIEHQHAFKYTTGELTRLLNSIRLAAKVVNYEVNKAGLVDIIGLAGDVNIQGEDQQKLDVYANDTFIQTLTNRNIVCGIASEEEDDFISINSLDSNNQNKYVVLIDPLDGSSNIDVNVSVGTIFSVYRRVTPIGTPVTIDDFLQEGNQQVAAGYIVYGTSTMLVYTTGAGVNGFTLNPAIGTFYLSHPDMSFPVDGNIYSCNEGNYIHFPQGIKDYIKYCQKDEGDRPYTSRYIGSLVSDFHRNMIKGGIYLYPKSSKNEKGKLRLLYECNPMAFLAEQANGKASDGFNRIMDIKPTELHERVPFICGSKHMVEKAEEFMRNAK